GGAGCTTTTTCCAAACCAGCCTCCACCGCTGCACCAGCCCCATAGGGACCCGCTGCGACAGCAAGTTCTGCCCCAATAGTTGCCTTATGGGTCTTGAAAGAATCAAGGGCTTTCTGGGTATTGATGACTAACACGCAGTCGTAAACATCTACGCCTAATAAAAACTATAAGGTCATAAGCATGCCTATCATGAAATGATTGATCGACATAGATCGCGGTACGTACCCCGGTGCTGAGATTATtaggagagatggatgcgGGGGCTGACCAAGCTATGTTTTCTCTATCAACATCCGTCAAGAGTATAGTTCAGGATATGCTCACTTCCGTCAGGGAGTTTGGCCACCACCACGCCAGCACCCCCTGCACCTCCAAATGGAGCAATACCTGACCTCATTGAAGTGAAAATGGCAAGACCCTTTGCTTTAGCAATGACAGCAGGGGGGATTTTGCGTATaactttcttcttttgtgACCCAGAAGCACccttatcttccttctcttccgtAATGATAccatccacttcctcgAAAATCAGTGACCATTCCATCGAGAGAAGGAATCTTTGGTGTGCTTGCTTACCTGTGAAGGCCCTCAGAATTCTTGCACAtttgtccatctccttgGGGAAATCGCCCGTCACGGGCCAAAAGGCCTCAGTGCCGaatcttctttccgctAAATCATTCACTTTCCCCCCCAAGTTGTCTGAAACCTTGACACTTTTATCCATCGCATACTTGCCCCATATGGAGCCCTTGGCTTTGACTTTATCTTTCCATGTTTTGGCAGAAGGGTCAGGGGCTAAGGACGAAGCTGAAGGGTAATAGGTCCGCCTGGGgggaggtggtgggggGTTAGACATGGCGGAGAGCAGTGTATGTGATGGTAGTATACGAGCAGAGCTAGAAAACGAATGAACAACGAACACATTTCTCattattttattattaGCCGACGCAGTGCATTTATGACGTCTCCCTTCGCCGGCCTTCACCGATTCCATATACGTGCTTATACTCTGTCTGTGGCAGATCATTGCGGAATGGTATTTAACTATGTGTATTGCTTTTCCCGATGCATCTTTCATGTTGTCACTGGTGATGCAAATAGTAAATACATAGAGGACAACTTGCAGAAGGCGATCTGATAGTACAACCATACGAGGCACTGATACGTAgtaagaaaagaagattcGCAAAGTAGAAAAAGATTTCTAAACTTCCCCCAGGCAAAACATACATGAATAGAATACAGCACAAGGACTTACTGAGACTATATATGTCCTGACTGTTACTCAAATACGCCGCTGGAGACTGGGTAAGAGTACTGTCGATTAGTCAGCTTATCGGCCACACATATTGGAACCATGATAAAAGATGGCATTTGACCCTCAGTCTCGCCTTaacttccccttccacacCCAGATATTTCTACCGACCTCGCCCCCCGGCGGGGGACGCAGAGGAACAATAGTAGAAACTTATCACTTTTGAAAAGCCGGGTGGGTAGTCCGGATTACCAGATGTTTCTTCATAGGGTTGGATACTAAGGAtagatggaagagaacCCACCTTTCACAACGTGATCACAGATGCTGAAAACATTCGTTCCAAAGAACCATCGTATTTGGTACTTCCCTCTATCACTGTGAGCCTACTTTAACTGTTCTATCTGTTTACATGACTTACAAGGTCACCGTCCGAAAATGTCGTGACCGGTTTTTACTTACGTAAATACATCAGGCACGAACCGGTCTGCCGTCGTAAAAAAAGGTAGGTCTCCAGATAGGCACGCAAACATCTTCTGCCGACTTTTTCCTAACGACGAATGGTATCGACGACGGAATAATCAGCGCTCTCTCAAACGCAGTAAAGAACAGTTAGTTATCCATCTTGCTCAACAGGGCATCATCCCCGAAGAAAAAATGAGCATTCCAATCGGCACACCATTCAGATCTTTTAGATCGTCTTCAACAACCAGATCTGGTGAGCACCTTTTTTCTCCCATGTTGAGCCAGCACACATCTAACGTATCTTAGTAGTCCGAACATTTgtttcctcgtcttctgtCACTCATACAGCGGAGCTATCGTTGAGACCCAAAAACGGATCGGTTCTTCCAGGAGAGTCTCCTGAAGAcgcttggaagaggaatcTGCAAGAAGCGAGGCAATGGCGACAACATAAAGAGTATCAGCGTGAGTTGTTTTTTTCAGGACTGGTACGACAAAGGATGTTAATCTGCGGGCATCAGGGTCCACTTTGTCCGTGTATATCCCGGAAGGCGGCCCTGCAGTCCCCGAAAGCcgctcttctcgctctcctTACGAAGCTACTCTCTCTACTCTCCTGGCTTCGGGTGCCGCTCTTGGCCATGCTGCCAACATTACCTCGCATGCTTACACTCCTTACATCTATGGCAAGCGCGCCGGTCTTTCCATTATCGACCTTGATCAAACTCTTCCTATCCTTCGTCGGACGGCAGCCCTTGTAAAGGATATAGTCAAAGCTGATGGGGTAGTGTTGATCGTTGGCACAAGGCCAGGACACCAAAAAATGATTCAAAAAGCCAAGGAGAGATTAGAAGACAATGGCTTTGCTATAGGGCAGTGGATTCCTGGTTTGTTGACAAATGCCGAGACTTTGTGAGTATATTGTCTCTATATCGCaattattttttttcttacACCCTGATAGCTTTGGCATGAAGCCACTCCTTGACAAGTCTTACAAGCCAgacctcgtcatcttcctcaatgCCTCTGAGAATACCCCTGCCATTCGAGAGTGCACTTCCCGGCATATACCTACGGCAGGTATTGTTGACACTGACACGGATCCGAGGCTCGTTACCTACCCAATCCCGGCTAACATGGAGGTAAGTTGCCCAGTTTTCGGTGCCCCTGGTCCTTGTTGCTGACCCACACCCAGAGCTTGCGTACGGCTGAGCTTATCATCAGCACCCTAAGCATCGCTGGTCAGGAGGGGAGGCGATTGAGATTAAAGGAAGCTGAGAGAAAAGCCTCTCAGGCGAGGGCCAGTAGGGGCCGTCGCGAGAGGAGATAGAAGTGCTTAATATGTTACAAGCTAGCTTCCGAACACTTTCACAAGTTGTGAATGCAAAACAGTTAGACAAATTTGTCTCGAGAATTTTAAGTGGGGTAAAGAACACGTTATAGAGACTATTGATTCCGAACCAGATCCCGAAGGCattgaaagaaaaaagagagagagtttGCGTTACAGCTAGATATGCCCATAATGAGGGCGGACTCTGGCTGCCCAGGCACCTCGAACACGAATCAGCTGCAAAAATGATATGGAAGACAAGATTAGAGGTATTCCTGGAATAATTTGCCTGAACTTAATGGAACGGTGAGAGTGCATAGTGATAAAAAGTCGATCGCCATTCCAACTCTGTGCGGAAAGGGCCTCGACATGTTAACCTGTGCATCAATGACGGTGCGAATGCGAGCCACTGTCAAGTCAGTAGCAGCAATATACGATTATTTGTTTTACTGGTTGAGCGCTCATTTCGTCCGTCCTTCATAAACATCATCTTTATCGTCTGTATCGTGAAAATGGCACATGTCAGCTGGGTCACTGTACGAATACTAGTATTTACTCATTTGCATTTGGGGGGATCAGTTTGTTTATACGCCATGAGGTCCATAGCTAATATATCCCTGTAGTAGATTGGGGGTGAGACAACTAAGCCGCGGTAGAGAGGCGATACTAACAGAAAGTTTGTTCAAATTTCCTTCCacgaaaaggagaaaaaaaagagagaacaTTTTCTCATGCAGGAAGCTATTGAGTCTATAACACGCtgtcttcctttttggaCATGCATAACGCAAAATAGTTGGAGCAATTACCCACTAGTCGCTGCACCCCTCTGCGTGCAGAAGACGGCCATAATGTCCTCCAATCattcccatctcttctctatTATGACACTCACAAGCAACTAATGTcgcttccttcatctcatccCTCATCGTACTTTGTAATGGAGACTACAGGGACGAGGAAGTCGGTTCCGGCCTCATACAAATACATGTTAGCTCCCAACGGCCGTTCATCAAACACTGCACTGCTATACTTGCCATGCACGGAATAAAAGACCACTATTTTTCGCATCACGACTTATCTCAGTTTTCACCTGCCATGGGTTTTCAATGAAACTATAGTATAACTGAAGCCGGTGCTACGCTGTTTGTGGTAGATTACTAATGACCTCGCCGATCTTACCTTTTGCCAGCATCAACGAAAATCCTTGCCGCCGGGAACGAAGAACACGCGACTGTCATAAATTGATATCCGTCAATTAAATTACTTTATATGACGTAGGGCGCGCCTTTCAGCATCGCCAGCCGGTGTCGGCAACCTTGCAACGAAGTCACGGACCAGCTCTCTACTTATACATGTGTAACTCTCTTCTACCATTCTTAGACCGCGATATTGTTAGTCGATCGACCTTTGGATCGGAAATCAGTCATCAACAATCCCGTTTTTCGTTCCGATAGTGCGTCAAAAGAAGCATGTGGCTCTTTTTCGTACGTCATGGACAAACCGATGAGTCAGTTGAATGAATGAAATGAAGAGGCTGATACTGACCATTAAATACACTGAAGCAATGTCCAAGGCATTATCCAAGGCCATAGAGATACACCTCTGAACGACTATGGACGCTTTGAAAGCATAAGGCTAGCCAAGCGATTGAGCAAATACCCCATCACGGAAGCTTGGTCATCGCCTTTATCGAGAGCTAAAGAAGTCAGTTTGCCCACTAGTTCGCAATAGCAATATGCTTATATCTATCATCGTAAGACGACTCAGGTTGTGCTTCAATATCATGGCAACGTCCCCTTGAGGACTCCTAATGAACTCAAAGAGAGGGGTTTGGGTAGCATGGAAGGCCGGAGAcggaaaaaaggagaaagagctCCTACAGATGCTGAAGATTTTGAATCGTAGGCAAAGCCGAGACATTCGGAAACTAATGTTATGGGGCTTACTTTACCACCTAGGTTATCGAGGAGGGCTAAAACCTGGTTTGACAGACTTTTAGCATCCCATGAGCCagagtcttcttcctctccacacGATCACTCCAGTCACACTCGTAATTTGCGGACTCCTCTTCATGGTAATAACCATACTCGGCATGCTCGACATCATTCACACAACCTTCCTAGGGCCATTGACGTCGTGCTTGTTGTCACGCACGGGGCTTGGCTTAGTAACTTCATTCGTCTTTTGACATCACCAATTTATCATTTCAGTGTTAGAGAGAGTGTAAACCTCGGTTTGCCATGTGCAAATACAAGCATCATGGTAGTGAGTTGCGAGTGGGAGAACGGCGAGTGGAATGGCATAATTGAGGATTGGGGCAATGTCAATCATTTGCTGGATGTTttgggggaagaagtgcAAGAGGTGGCAGACGATGTTCGACAGTAAGGTTGAATATGCAGAGAGTAAAGAAAGAATTGTGAGTACCTTCAAACAATCTGTACACGTACGATCGATGACCTCCGGTGGCTTGTTTTATTCATCATGGTATATCCCCGTCATAAATCGTATGACAAATTGATGGGCAGCAAGTCTAGATTATACCGTTATGACTATCCGATGAGTCAATCATCAAAAACATGCTCTCCTAAGAAAAGTAGATAATGCTAGATGTGCAAGATAATATCATCCATGGACTGATTTTCCTAATGCTTGGCTTCTTGTATGATATGACTTTATTCTACCGCGAAGTGTAAACTCCACGTGGAGAACTATCTGCCTCCTTTCAGACAAAACGGAAGGTCTTTCCGTGAATTAGTGGTGCAAACccagagaaagaggaaagctTTTTTATTACTGGAATCATGACAGCCATGGAATAAAAGACAAAAATAATATGCATCGCAACCAGGACCCAAGGGTTTTAGTTCCATTGGAAGTGCATCTTCTGTCCGCCGCCTGGGAAACCTTGGTGAAATCCTTGGAATCCGCCACCCTGCTGGAAGAATTGGAATGGCATACCACCGCCGTGGTGAGCAAATGGGTTGTGTTGCTGACCGCCTGTTGGGTCATTTGGATCATCGCCATTGTCGTAGCGTTGTCGAAGTTCTATATAATTAAATTTAACGAAAGTTAAAAAATGTACGGGAAAGTACTGACCTGTATTAGATAGTACTTCGTAAGCCTCATTCAAGgccgccatcttctcttcagaTCCTCCAACATCCGGATGGGCAAGTTTCGCTGCCTTGCGGCTGTAAACGGTGTTAGGATTGTAACTGAGAAATTAACCAAAACTCACAAAGCCTTTTTGATGGCCCTCTCATCTGCGTCTCTAGGAACACCAAGAACTTTATAATAGTCCTTCTGCTTAGATTGCTTGAGCAAGCGTTGTGCTTTCTGTACTCGGGGGAGAATCTAAACATGACATGAAAGCATTAGCTACTTCCGTGATCTTACCAAAGTCGGCGCTTACGtcttggcttcttcccGAAAGATCAAAAGCTTTTTCCATCGCTCGCATGGCCTCTTCCCACTTTTCAATTTTCAGCAGCCTTTCCCCCCTGGAAATCCAGCTATCTACATTTTCCTCGTTCATGCTCATTGTCTCCTCACACCAGGATGCACCTTTCTCTCCAAAGTCATTAGCCATGACGGAGGCTTTACATGCGAGAGCATAAAGGTCCAGCCTCATCTGGCTGTTCTCTTTTGGATGGAATTGAGGGGCGAGATAAGGCGGTAAGCCATCTTTTGGTTTTGTCGCGTCATCCAGGGCCTTCTCAAAGCGAATCAGCAAGCcgtcatctccatccaGAATCTTGATCGCCTGGCGGTAAGAGCCGCTTTCAATGAAGTTCCGCACTCTGGTAACATCTTTCTCAAGGCTTCTAATGGTCTTGTGTACAGCTTTGCAGGGTTTGGAATCGGGATCAAAGTGAAGACATTGCTTTATATGAGCCGTTGCTTGGGAAGATGCCCGGATAAAGTAGGCTATATTGGAGAGTTGTAGCGGCAAATAAGTCGTCGACGGGTCTAACGATGCCAATCGGCTGCACAGCAAGTCAACCATTTAAGCCTCTCGCACAGGGATGAAACCAACCTCAAATCCCCATACACCATATTTACGTCTCCCAACTCGGTTGCACAATTTACTCTCAACCGTCTCAGCCTCTCCGAATTGGGTCCGACTTCCAAAGCCTTAGTCGAGTGATCGACGCATACTTGccaccttcctttttcaaatGCTTGCAGTGTCGATTTCTCAGCAGCTTCACCGACCGTGATGAGATGCAACTTGAACCAAATCAACATATGGTGTATTCTTACGCGGCTACTTAAAGTCAGAGACTCACCAGTTCTTCGGCTTCGGAATCGCTTTTAGTCCGAATATAAGCCTTGAGCTCATATTGCGCCTTGGCAAAGTCCCCTTCTTTAGCCAAGATTTTTGCTCTTTGGTAATGCGCCTGTTCAAAGAGTGAAGTCAGCTCACCTTCATGGAATTTTCTTTTGTTGttcgttcttcctcgcaCCAAAATAACAAAGCTACCGATGCTATAAATGATAAAATAGCACTTACTTGCACGAACCCAGGGTTTATCTTGAGAATTTGTTCGAAGTCATCCAGGGCTGCGTTGTGACGACCCATTGATAAGTATGCTGTGGCACGTTTATAATAGTTGGCATGTGCTGTCGGGTCAAGCTCTGCCGCCTGATTAGTCGACTGCCTTAAGCTCCCTAGATATGTGGTATCGTACCTATAGCCTCCCCATAAGCTCTGGCCGCGGCGGAATAAGACCCTTCAGCTAATAAACGATTGGCATCTTGAACGATCTGAGCTGCTGATGGAACCGATGGGTCGCCGAAAACCTGGGAGGAtaaagagaggaaaagtaTAGGTAAGGCAACCAGAAGAGAACCTTTCATGTCTTTTGATGTGTGCGCCTCCGTTTCGATGGTCAAGGCGTTGAAGAAGCCTCAGGTGGGACTCGAAGATCTGCGACGAAAGCGATAGAAAGTGTCGTTGAAAGCACTCGCAAGATCAATGAAACTCCTATTTGCGCCGGCGTTCCGCTATTTGTAATTTATAGTGGTGCGTTGAAACAGTAATGGTAGTTGAGTAGCTATGCTTCTCTGGAGTATATGTGTAGTCTGCAAGTAGTTTGTACTGCTCTTAGTCTGCAGACGGATCGACGAGCCACGTTGGAAGCCCACAGCCGCGCGAAGCAGCTAAACGGAAGGGACACGGCGATGACCGGAAGATCTAAATTTATTACGTAACTGGATACAAGTTGGCTATCCATCGCCTCGACGGCCGACGGGGAAAGCGGGCAGAGGGCTCGCTGTCGGTTCGTGGTTAACTGAGTTGCTGCAATTGCGGTAATACCGACGCAAAGACGTATCAGCTGAGCGAATACGGTGTCTTCGTCATACGTATAGatatatttatatatacGCACGTGTTGTATCCGACTAAACATTCTCACAGCTCGCGGTTCATTTTCACAATCCATAACTACGTACCAATCGATAGCTTCATCTATTATCTTCGGCCACTGCCTAACAGTTGTTGTCCCATTTCAATTTTCCAGCGATCCAACACCATTATGTTCAACCTCCCATACCATTGCAAGGCCTTACTTACTGCTAAACAAGAGAGAGGCTTAACTTTCGATGATGTCGCTAAAGCCATCAATAAGCCTGAAGTATGGACCACTGCTCTTTTTTATGGTCAAGCAACCACCGATAGCAATACGGCCGAAGCTATTTTGAAGGCTTTAGGAGGCGAGCAGCACTGGGCCGATTATAATGATAAGTTGGAGACCGGTCAGGAAAAGATTGATGTCAAGAGGGTACTGAATGGCTTATCCGGcaatggtgaagaaaaTATGGGCGTGAAGGGCATGATCACGAGAGGCGCAACTTTTGAGGTTCCTCCCAAAGTGAGTGTGAATAGCCGTAATGCATTCGTCCATTGTAGAGACTAATGATGTGAACTTAATACTTACTGTGCCACCATAGGATCCAGTACTCTACAGGCTTTACGAAGTGCTGGTTGTTTATGGCTACTCTTACAAAGCTCTTATCTATGAAAAGGTAAGATGATCCTGAGTCGGACTATTGTTAAACGCTTACCTCTGAATCTGCAGTTCGGTGACGGCATTATGTCAGCCATAGGTATGTTCATAAAGCCTTGCTTTGAAAGTCTTCTAAAGCCGAACAAATACAGATTTTCGTACTTCTCTAGAACGCAAGAAGGATCCCAAGGGGGATCGTGTTGTGATCACATTGGATGGCAAGGCAAGTTTATCGCCACAATGGCCCCGTAACAGCCAATTAATCTCATACTATCAGTTTCTTCCTTACTCTGACCCGTCTGCTTGGGGTACACAATAATCCGGGCCCTGAGTCCATCGGACTGAATATTATGATTTCTGTTTCTTGACCA
Above is a window of Cryptococcus tetragattii IND107 chromosome 1, whole genome shotgun sequence DNA encoding:
- a CDS encoding mitochondrial 37S ribosomal protein uS2m, which gives rise to MSIPIGTPFRSFRSSSTTRSVRTFVSSSSVTHTAELSLRPKNGSVLPGESPEDAWKRNLQEARQWRQHKEYQRSTLSVYIPEGGPAVPESRSSRSPYEATLSTLLASGAALGHAANITSHAYTPYIYGKRAGLSIIDLDQTLPILRRTAALVKDIVKADGVVLIVGTRPGHQKMIQKAKERLEDNGFAIGQWIPGLLTNAETFFGMKPLLDKSYKPDLVIFLNASENTPAIRECTSRHIPTAGIVDTDTDPRLVTYPIPANMESLRTAELIISTLSIAGQEGRRLRLKEAERKASQARASRGRRERR
- a CDS encoding cyanate hydratase, with translation MFNLPYHCKALLTAKQERGLTFDDVAKAINKPEVWTTALFYGQATTDSNTAEAILKALGGEQHWADYNDKLETGQEKIDVKRVLNGLSGNGEENMGVKGMITRGATFEVPPKDPVLYRLYEVLVVYGYSYKALIYEKFGDGIMSAIDFRTSLERKKDPKGDRVVITLDGKFLPYSDPSAWGTQ